In Stenotrophomonas sp. 169, one DNA window encodes the following:
- the greA gene encoding transcription elongation factor GreA: MTMKGAQRLRDELDHLKSVKRPKVIAAIAEAREHGDLKENAEYHAAREEQGFIEGRIKQLEGELSHAEIIDVSKLNAGSKVVFGASVTLADVETDEEKKYQIVGDLEADIKLGLIAISSPVARAMIGKLEGDSITIDAPAGQREYEIVSVSYEG; the protein is encoded by the coding sequence ATCACGATGAAGGGCGCGCAGCGTCTGCGCGACGAGCTGGACCACCTGAAGTCGGTCAAGCGCCCGAAGGTCATCGCGGCGATCGCCGAAGCACGTGAACACGGCGACTTGAAGGAGAACGCCGAGTACCACGCCGCGCGCGAGGAGCAGGGCTTCATCGAAGGCCGCATCAAGCAGCTTGAAGGTGAGCTTTCCCATGCCGAGATCATCGACGTGTCCAAGCTCAACGCGGGCTCGAAGGTGGTGTTCGGCGCATCGGTGACGCTGGCCGACGTGGAAACCGACGAAGAGAAGAAGTACCAGATCGTCGGTGACCTCGAAGCGGACATCAAGCTGGGCCTGATCGCCATCTCCTCGCCTGTCGCGCGCGCGATGATCGGCAAGCTGGAGGGCGACAGCATCACCATCGATGCGCCTGCTGGCCAGCGCGAGTACGAAATCGTCAGCGTCAGCTACGAAGGCTGA
- the carA gene encoding glutamine-hydrolyzing carbamoyl-phosphate synthase small subunit, producing the protein MTQAAILVLEDGTVFEGESVGAPGLSVGEVVFNTAMTGYQEVLTDPSYARQMVTLTYPHIGNTGMTDQDNEASKVWSAGLIVRDVPRRPSSWRSQVSLQDWLLQRGVVAISGIDTRKLTRILREKGAQNGALMAGEGLSVEKALEAARSFPGLKGMDLAKVVSTETTYTWTEGQLDLDANTFVSVPSQYKVVAYDYGVKTNILRMLAERGCEVTVVPAQTPAADVLAMKPDGVFLSNGPGDPEPCDYAIAAIKTVLDAKVPTFGICLGHQLLALASGASTMKMGLGHHGANHPVQDLDTGRVMITSQNHGFAVDEATLPATLRVTHRSLFDGTNQGIARTDVPAFSFQGHPEASPGPTDVGPLFDRFVTLMAGARA; encoded by the coding sequence GTGACCCAAGCCGCAATCCTCGTCCTCGAAGACGGCACCGTATTCGAGGGCGAATCCGTAGGCGCGCCCGGCCTGTCCGTTGGCGAAGTGGTGTTCAACACCGCCATGACCGGTTATCAGGAAGTCCTGACCGACCCGTCCTACGCCCGGCAGATGGTCACGCTGACCTACCCGCACATCGGCAACACCGGCATGACCGATCAGGACAATGAAGCGTCCAAGGTGTGGTCCGCCGGCCTGATCGTGCGCGATGTGCCGCGCCGGCCCAGCAGCTGGCGCAGCCAGGTTTCGCTGCAGGACTGGCTGCTGCAGCGCGGCGTGGTGGCCATCTCCGGCATCGACACCCGCAAGCTGACCCGCATCCTGCGCGAGAAGGGTGCGCAGAACGGCGCGCTGATGGCTGGTGAAGGCCTCAGCGTGGAAAAGGCACTGGAGGCGGCGCGCAGCTTCCCCGGTTTGAAGGGCATGGACCTGGCCAAGGTCGTGTCGACCGAAACGACCTATACGTGGACCGAAGGCCAGCTGGACCTGGACGCCAACACGTTCGTCAGCGTGCCGTCGCAGTACAAGGTCGTGGCCTACGACTACGGCGTGAAGACCAATATCCTGCGCATGCTGGCCGAGCGCGGCTGCGAGGTCACCGTGGTGCCTGCACAGACGCCGGCGGCCGATGTGCTGGCGATGAAGCCCGACGGCGTGTTCCTGTCCAACGGCCCGGGTGATCCGGAACCGTGCGACTACGCGATTGCGGCGATCAAGACCGTACTGGACGCCAAGGTGCCGACCTTCGGCATCTGCCTGGGCCACCAGCTGCTCGCGCTGGCCTCTGGTGCCAGCACGATGAAGATGGGCCTTGGCCACCACGGTGCCAACCACCCGGTGCAGGATCTGGACACGGGCCGGGTGATGATCACCTCGCAGAACCACGGTTTCGCGGTGGATGAGGCGACCCTGCCGGCCACGTTGCGGGTCACCCACCGGTCGCTGTTCGACGGTACCAACCAAGGCATCGCGCGCACCGACGTGCCGGCGTTCTCGTTCCAGGGCCATCCCGAAGCGTCGCCCGGCCCGACCGATGTCGGCCCGCTGTTCGATCGTTTCGTGACCCTGATGGCGGGAGCCCGCGCCTGA
- a CDS encoding phosphoglycerate mutase, producing the protein MLLPARSRFPAAALPDDVARALGRAQHHVREPGEAAQLQRHFTVTPAGEMPAAALTRQLDAGDAQGHLWLRADPAHVVPDMHGARMMGHGDTLRPGHDDVVALLPALQPLFADHGLVLDAPVASRWYLQVPADMPLPRFASPEVVLGDDLFSHLPSGGEGRRWRALLTETQVVLHTHPWNAERIAAGSSPINSLWFWGAGALPATVTTPHAQVRSRDALLRALAQAAGVQIDGEQTVDALVDLRQLRSLEQLGRDAITPLLAALQRGELRQLVLDFEDGTQFVFMRSQRWSFWKKPRQLHDERSSAG; encoded by the coding sequence CTGCTGCTGCCAGCGCGGAGCCGGTTTCCCGCGGCAGCGTTGCCCGATGACGTCGCACGTGCGCTGGGCCGTGCCCAGCACCACGTTCGCGAGCCAGGGGAGGCGGCGCAACTGCAGCGCCACTTCACCGTGACGCCGGCGGGCGAGATGCCCGCCGCCGCCCTGACGCGGCAACTCGATGCCGGGGATGCGCAAGGACACCTCTGGCTGCGCGCCGATCCGGCCCATGTGGTGCCGGACATGCACGGCGCCCGCATGATGGGCCATGGCGACACGCTGCGGCCCGGCCACGATGATGTGGTGGCGCTGCTGCCTGCCCTGCAGCCACTGTTCGCCGATCATGGCCTGGTACTGGACGCACCCGTTGCATCGCGGTGGTATCTGCAGGTGCCCGCCGACATGCCGCTGCCGCGCTTCGCCAGCCCGGAGGTCGTGCTGGGGGATGATCTGTTCTCGCATCTGCCATCTGGCGGGGAGGGACGCCGTTGGCGTGCCCTGCTGACGGAAACGCAGGTCGTGCTGCACACTCACCCGTGGAACGCCGAGCGCATCGCTGCCGGCAGTTCTCCGATCAATTCGCTGTGGTTCTGGGGAGCGGGCGCCCTCCCCGCCACGGTGACTACGCCGCATGCCCAGGTGCGCAGCCGCGATGCCCTGCTGCGCGCGCTGGCGCAGGCCGCGGGCGTGCAGATCGATGGCGAACAGACCGTGGATGCGCTGGTGGACCTGCGCCAGCTGCGCTCGCTGGAGCAGTTGGGTCGCGATGCGATCACCCCGTTGCTGGCTGCCCTGCAGCGCGGTGAACTGCGCCAACTGGTACTGGATTTCGAAGATGGCACGCAGTTTGTCTTCATGCGCTCGCAGCGCTGGAGCTTCTGGAAGAAACCGCGCCAACTGCACGACGAACGTTCGTCGGCTGGATGA
- the recJ gene encoding single-stranded-DNA-specific exonuclease RecJ, translated as MSPAAEPALLIRRREHTEVGSWPDGTLPLLARLYSSRGATTPELALPKLGSLHAPELLGGIDGAVALLTAAIAHDKRIVVVGDFDCDGATACAVGVRGLRMLGARHVAHAVPNRMVHGYGLSPALVEELAALQPDLLVTVDHGIACHAGVAAAKAKGWQVLVTDHHLPGPQLPPADVIVDPNLQDDAFPSKSLAGVGVIFYVLLALRRHLREMKVFADGKGPDLAVLLDLVAVGTVADLVALDANNRALVSAGLRRLRAGQGCVGLKALIEASGRDAARLTATDIGFALGPRLNAAGRLEDMALGIALLLTDEPRQAREIAQTLEQINTERRAVQQTMTDDAEKAVAKVVLDDDGQRPIAAVLFDADWHPGVVGLVASKMKDRLHRPVVAFAPAEPGSDAMRGSARSIPGLHIRDALALVDARHPGLIERFGGHAMAAGMSMPHAHLAAFHVAFCAAVQQMLDPVMLQQQLLSDGELGSDELDHQHADALRLAGPWGQGFPEPLFDGHFEVTNWRVLKERHLKLELRRPGVSGVVNAIQFGGWTGNAPARNVHLAYRLACDDYRGGTAIQLIVEHCSAA; from the coding sequence ATGTCCCCTGCCGCCGAACCTGCACTGCTTATCCGTCGCCGTGAGCACACCGAGGTGGGATCGTGGCCCGACGGCACGCTCCCTTTGTTGGCACGGCTGTATTCCAGCCGCGGCGCGACGACACCGGAGCTGGCGTTGCCCAAGCTGGGCAGCCTGCATGCGCCCGAACTGCTGGGCGGCATCGACGGCGCAGTCGCGTTGCTGACGGCGGCCATCGCGCACGACAAGCGCATCGTGGTGGTCGGCGATTTCGACTGCGACGGGGCCACCGCCTGTGCGGTCGGCGTGCGCGGCCTGCGCATGCTCGGCGCGCGACACGTGGCCCATGCGGTGCCCAATCGCATGGTGCACGGCTACGGCCTGTCGCCCGCGCTGGTGGAAGAACTCGCCGCACTGCAGCCGGACCTGCTGGTGACCGTCGACCATGGCATCGCCTGCCATGCCGGCGTTGCGGCGGCCAAGGCGAAGGGCTGGCAGGTACTGGTCACCGACCACCATCTGCCAGGGCCGCAGTTGCCGCCTGCCGATGTGATCGTGGACCCCAACCTGCAGGACGATGCCTTCCCCAGCAAGTCGCTTGCGGGCGTGGGCGTGATTTTCTACGTGCTGCTGGCGCTGCGCCGCCATCTGCGCGAAATGAAGGTGTTCGCCGATGGCAAGGGGCCGGACCTTGCCGTCCTGCTGGACCTGGTCGCGGTGGGTACCGTCGCCGATCTGGTCGCGCTGGACGCCAACAACCGTGCGCTGGTCAGCGCCGGCCTGCGCCGGCTGCGTGCGGGGCAGGGCTGCGTCGGCCTAAAAGCCCTGATTGAAGCCAGCGGTCGCGATGCCGCACGGCTCACCGCGACGGACATCGGCTTTGCCTTGGGGCCACGGCTCAACGCCGCCGGTCGCCTGGAGGACATGGCGCTCGGCATCGCGTTGCTGCTGACGGACGAGCCGCGACAGGCGCGCGAGATCGCGCAGACACTGGAACAGATCAACACCGAACGACGTGCCGTGCAGCAGACCATGACCGACGATGCCGAAAAAGCCGTCGCCAAGGTCGTGCTGGATGATGACGGCCAGCGGCCGATCGCGGCGGTGCTGTTCGATGCGGACTGGCACCCGGGCGTGGTGGGATTGGTGGCGTCGAAGATGAAGGATCGTCTGCATCGGCCGGTCGTGGCGTTCGCACCGGCCGAGCCCGGGAGCGATGCGATGCGCGGATCGGCCCGTTCGATCCCCGGCCTGCATATCCGCGACGCGCTGGCCCTGGTGGATGCACGGCACCCCGGGCTGATCGAGCGTTTCGGTGGCCATGCCATGGCGGCGGGCATGAGCATGCCGCATGCGCATCTGGCCGCGTTTCATGTCGCGTTCTGCGCCGCCGTACAACAGATGCTGGACCCGGTGATGCTGCAACAGCAACTGCTCAGTGACGGCGAACTCGGCAGTGACGAACTGGACCATCAGCACGCTGATGCGCTGCGCCTTGCCGGCCCGTGGGGGCAGGGCTTTCCCGAGCCGCTGTTCGATGGGCACTTCGAGGTGACGAACTGGCGCGTGCTGAAGGAGCGCCACCTGAAGCTGGAACTGCGTCGACCGGGCGTGAGCGGTGTGGTGAACGCAATCCAGTTCGGCGGCTGGACCGGCAATGCGCCCGCGCGCAACGTACACCTGGCCTATCGGCTGGCCTGTGACGACTATCGCGGCGGCACCGCGATCCAGTTGATCGTCGAGCATTGCAGCGCGGCCTGA
- a CDS encoding dihydrodipicolinate reductase C-terminal domain-containing protein codes for MNPTPLRLLIHGASGRMGQALLRLAAENSQHVQVVAAFTGRSPAQRVIEGVPHFAASELAGAPPFDVAIDFSLPAGFDAILALCVQRGAGLVSGTTGISDVQQDTLAKAGQAIPLVWASNFSLGVAVLDELVERAAQAVAGWDCDIVESHHIRKLDAPSGTALTLGAAAERGGAHPHYASLRAGDIIGEHLVQFTGLGERIELVHRASNRDIFARGALFAAGQLAGKAPGSYRVRDLLNG; via the coding sequence ATGAATCCGACTCCGCTACGTTTGCTTATCCACGGCGCCTCTGGCCGCATGGGCCAGGCCCTGTTGCGTCTCGCCGCCGAGAACTCCCAGCACGTGCAGGTGGTGGCTGCCTTCACCGGGCGCTCGCCGGCCCAGCGTGTCATCGAGGGCGTCCCGCACTTCGCCGCCAGCGAACTGGCGGGTGCACCGCCGTTCGACGTGGCCATCGATTTCAGCCTGCCGGCCGGGTTCGATGCGATCCTGGCACTGTGCGTACAGCGCGGTGCTGGATTGGTGTCGGGCACGACCGGGATCAGCGACGTCCAACAGGACACGTTGGCGAAGGCTGGGCAGGCCATCCCGCTGGTGTGGGCCTCCAATTTCAGCCTCGGCGTGGCGGTGCTGGATGAGCTGGTCGAGCGCGCGGCGCAGGCGGTGGCTGGCTGGGACTGCGATATCGTCGAATCCCACCATATCCGCAAGCTGGATGCCCCCTCGGGGACCGCGCTGACACTGGGCGCCGCAGCGGAGCGGGGTGGGGCACACCCCCATTACGCCAGCCTGCGTGCCGGCGACATCATCGGCGAGCACCTGGTGCAGTTCACCGGCCTGGGCGAGCGCATCGAACTGGTGCATCGCGCGAGCAACCGGGACATCTTCGCCCGGGGCGCGTTGTTCGCCGCCGGGCAGTTGGCCGGCAAGGCCCCGGGCAGCTATCGCGTGCGGGATCTGCTGAACGGCTGA
- the carB gene encoding carbamoyl-phosphate synthase large subunit, whose product MAKRTDLKTILIIGAGPIVIGQACEFDYSGAQACKALRDEGYRVVLVNSNPATIMTDPEMADAVYIEPINWQTVEKIIAKEKPDALLPTMGGQTALNCALDLADNGVLEKYNVELIGAKREAIRMAEDRELFRVAMGEIGLECPSAAVAHTLEEALDIQTRVGYPTIIRPSFTLGGSGGGIAYNREELIDIVTRGLELSPTTEVLVEESVLGWKEFEMEVVRDTADNCIIVCSIENLDPMGVHTGDSITVAPAQTLTDKEYQRLRDASIAVLRKIGVDTGGSNVQFGINPETGRVVVIEMNPRVSRSSALASKATGFPIAKVAAKLAVGYTLDELKNEITGGLTPASFEPSIDYVVTKIPRFAFEKFPAADARLTTQMKSVGEVMAMGRTFQESMQKALRGLETGKVGFDPTELDLSNEDDLQTMRRELKAPGPERLFYVADAFRAGLSVEDIHALSFIDPWFLDQIEEIITAEGEVAASGIDGLDAARLRKLKRTGFSDARLAQLTGTNEAAVRALRRAHKVRPVYKRVDSCAGEFATGTAYLYSTYEDECEAAPTNRDKIMILGGGPNRIGQGIEFDYCCVHAALALREDGYETIMVNCNPETVSTDYDTSDRLYFEPLTLEDVLEIVELEQPKGVIVQYGGQTPLKLARALEANGVPVIGTSPDSIDLAEDRERFQQLVDKLGLKQPPNRIARNDQEALLLAREIGYPLVVRPSYVLGGRAMEIVYGESDLARYVRDAVKVSNDSPVLLDRFLDNAVEVDVDIIADNQGNVLIGGLMEHIEEAGVHSGDSSCSLPPYSLSAETQAELRRQVVELAKALNVVGLMNTQFAIQAGENGEDIVYLLEVNPRASRTVPFVSKATGMALAKIAARCMAGKTLAEQGATKEIVPDYYSVKEAIFPFAKFQGVDPILGPEMRSTGEVMGVGRSFSAAFARAQEAGGIKAPPVGKAFVSVRDPDKQRVLPVAEALLSKGYTLVATRGTAAWLQQHGMECEIVNKVVEGRPHIVDRIKNGEIVYIVNTTEGRAAINDSFSIRREALQHRVTYSTTIAGAKALVHSLEFRGTGPVWSLQELHKELNA is encoded by the coding sequence ATGGCAAAGCGCACTGACCTGAAAACCATCCTCATCATCGGTGCTGGCCCGATCGTCATCGGCCAGGCCTGTGAGTTCGACTACTCTGGCGCGCAGGCCTGCAAGGCGCTGCGCGACGAGGGCTACCGCGTGGTGCTGGTCAACAGCAACCCGGCCACGATCATGACCGACCCGGAGATGGCGGATGCCGTCTACATCGAGCCGATCAACTGGCAGACGGTCGAGAAGATCATCGCCAAGGAGAAGCCCGACGCCCTGCTGCCGACCATGGGCGGCCAGACCGCGCTGAACTGCGCGCTGGACCTGGCGGACAATGGCGTGCTGGAGAAGTACAACGTCGAGCTGATCGGTGCCAAGCGCGAAGCGATCCGCATGGCCGAAGACCGCGAGCTGTTCCGCGTGGCGATGGGCGAAATCGGCCTGGAATGCCCGTCGGCGGCCGTCGCGCACACGCTGGAAGAAGCGCTGGATATCCAGACGCGCGTGGGCTATCCGACCATCATCCGTCCCAGCTTCACCCTGGGCGGCAGCGGCGGCGGCATCGCGTACAACCGCGAAGAGCTGATCGACATCGTCACCCGGGGCCTGGAACTGTCGCCGACCACCGAAGTGCTGGTGGAAGAGTCGGTGCTCGGCTGGAAGGAGTTCGAGATGGAAGTGGTCCGCGATACCGCGGACAACTGCATCATCGTCTGCTCCATCGAGAACCTGGACCCGATGGGCGTGCACACCGGCGACTCGATCACCGTGGCCCCGGCGCAGACCCTGACCGACAAGGAATACCAGCGCCTGCGCGATGCCTCCATCGCCGTGCTGCGCAAGATCGGCGTGGACACCGGCGGCTCCAACGTGCAGTTCGGCATCAACCCGGAAACCGGCCGCGTGGTGGTGATCGAGATGAACCCGCGCGTGTCGCGGTCGTCCGCACTGGCGTCCAAGGCCACCGGCTTCCCGATCGCCAAGGTCGCCGCCAAGCTGGCCGTCGGCTACACGCTGGACGAACTGAAGAACGAAATCACCGGCGGCCTGACCCCGGCGTCGTTCGAGCCGTCCATCGATTACGTGGTGACCAAGATTCCGCGCTTCGCCTTCGAGAAGTTCCCGGCCGCCGATGCCCGCTTGACCACCCAGATGAAGTCGGTGGGCGAGGTGATGGCGATGGGTCGCACCTTCCAGGAATCGATGCAGAAAGCGCTGCGTGGCCTGGAAACCGGCAAGGTGGGCTTCGACCCGACCGAGCTGGACCTGAGCAACGAAGACGATCTGCAGACCATGCGCCGCGAGCTCAAGGCGCCGGGCCCGGAGCGCCTGTTCTACGTGGCCGATGCGTTCCGCGCCGGCCTGAGCGTGGAAGACATCCATGCGCTGTCCTTCATCGATCCGTGGTTCCTGGACCAGATCGAAGAGATCATCACCGCTGAGGGCGAAGTCGCCGCCAGCGGCATCGACGGGCTGGATGCTGCGCGCCTGCGCAAGCTCAAGCGTACCGGCTTCTCCGATGCGCGCCTGGCCCAGCTGACCGGCACCAATGAAGCCGCCGTGCGCGCCTTGCGCCGTGCGCACAAGGTGCGCCCGGTGTACAAGCGGGTTGACTCCTGCGCGGGCGAATTCGCCACCGGCACGGCGTATCTGTATTCGACCTACGAGGACGAATGCGAGGCCGCACCGACCAACCGCGACAAGATCATGATCCTGGGCGGTGGTCCGAACCGCATCGGCCAGGGCATCGAGTTCGACTACTGCTGCGTGCACGCCGCACTGGCGCTGCGCGAAGATGGCTATGAAACCATCATGGTCAACTGCAACCCGGAAACGGTTTCGACCGACTACGACACCTCCGACCGCCTGTACTTCGAGCCGCTGACGCTGGAAGACGTGCTGGAGATCGTCGAGCTGGAGCAGCCGAAGGGCGTGATCGTGCAGTACGGTGGGCAGACGCCGCTGAAGCTGGCGCGTGCGCTGGAAGCCAACGGCGTGCCGGTGATCGGCACCTCGCCGGACTCCATCGACCTGGCCGAAGACCGCGAGCGTTTCCAGCAGCTGGTCGACAAGCTGGGCCTGAAGCAGCCGCCGAACCGCATCGCCCGCAACGACCAGGAAGCGCTGCTGCTGGCGCGCGAGATCGGTTACCCGCTGGTGGTGCGCCCGAGTTACGTGCTGGGCGGCCGCGCGATGGAAATCGTCTACGGCGAGTCCGACCTGGCCCGCTACGTGCGCGACGCCGTCAAGGTGTCCAATGATTCGCCGGTGCTGCTGGACCGCTTCCTCGACAATGCCGTGGAAGTGGACGTGGACATCATCGCCGACAACCAGGGCAACGTGCTCATCGGTGGCCTGATGGAGCACATCGAAGAAGCCGGCGTGCATTCGGGCGATTCATCCTGCTCGCTGCCGCCGTATTCGCTGTCCGCCGAAACCCAGGCCGAGCTGCGTCGCCAGGTCGTCGAGCTGGCAAAGGCGCTGAACGTGGTCGGGCTGATGAACACCCAGTTCGCCATCCAGGCCGGTGAGAACGGCGAAGACATCGTCTACCTGCTGGAAGTGAATCCGCGCGCTTCACGCACCGTGCCGTTCGTGTCCAAGGCGACCGGCATGGCGCTGGCCAAGATCGCCGCCCGCTGCATGGCCGGCAAGACGCTGGCAGAGCAGGGTGCGACCAAGGAAATCGTGCCGGATTACTACTCGGTGAAAGAGGCGATCTTCCCGTTCGCCAAGTTCCAGGGCGTCGATCCGATCCTCGGGCCGGAGATGCGTTCGACCGGCGAAGTGATGGGCGTGGGCCGCAGCTTCAGTGCCGCGTTCGCGCGTGCCCAGGAAGCTGGTGGCATCAAGGCGCCGCCGGTGGGCAAGGCCTTCGTGTCGGTGCGTGACCCGGACAAGCAGCGCGTGCTGCCGGTCGCCGAGGCGCTGCTGTCCAAGGGCTACACCCTGGTCGCCACCCGCGGCACCGCTGCATGGCTGCAGCAGCACGGCATGGAATGCGAGATCGTCAACAAAGTCGTGGAGGGTCGTCCGCACATCGTGGACCGGATCAAGAACGGCGAGATCGTCTACATCGTCAACACCACCGAAGGCCGCGCGGCGATCAATGACTCGTTCTCGATCCGTCGTGAAGCGCTGCAGCATCGCGTGACCTATTCGACCACCATCGCCGGTGCCAAGGCACTGGTGCATTCGCTGGAATTCCGCGGTACCGGCCCGGTCTGGTCGCTGCAGGAACTGCACAAGGAACTGAACGCATGA
- a CDS encoding DUF6587 family protein — translation MEAGLLLQYLIIAVAVLVSAWVVLKKQFPGVVRKARGAIAVRLLRPGTEGWRQSLGRRIAPPATGSAGACGGCDSCGPTPPKAH, via the coding sequence ATGGAGGCCGGCCTGCTGCTGCAGTACCTGATCATCGCCGTGGCCGTGCTGGTCAGCGCGTGGGTGGTGCTGAAGAAGCAGTTCCCGGGCGTCGTGCGCAAGGCACGCGGCGCGATTGCCGTGCGCCTGTTGCGGCCCGGAACGGAGGGCTGGCGTCAGTCGCTGGGGCGGCGCATCGCCCCGCCGGCCACTGGCAGCGCTGGCGCCTGCGGCGGTTGTGACAGCTGCGGGCCCACCCCGCCGAAGGCGCACTGA
- a CDS encoding 3-oxoacyl-ACP reductase: MKIEEQLVLVTGAARGLGQHIARAFAVQGAQVIINYHRSSDAARALAQELGDQGLAVQADVTDRHQVDTLMTLAQAHFGRPVTTVVNNALANFSFNGEAREKADTISWSSFQTQFDGSVRGALNTVQAAIPGMRSQQFGRIINIGTNLFQLPVVPYHDYTAAKAALLALTRTLAGDLGPDGITVNMLSGGLLRMTDASAATPEAVFDYIASATPLRRVTTPAEFADAVLFFASPWSRAVTGQNLVVDGGLVRN; encoded by the coding sequence ATGAAGATTGAAGAACAGCTGGTGCTGGTCACCGGCGCAGCACGCGGCCTGGGCCAGCACATCGCCCGCGCGTTCGCCGTGCAGGGTGCGCAGGTGATCATCAACTACCACCGCAGCAGCGACGCCGCCCGCGCGCTGGCGCAGGAGCTTGGTGACCAGGGACTGGCCGTACAGGCCGATGTCACCGACCGCCACCAGGTGGACACCCTGATGACGCTGGCACAGGCACATTTCGGCCGCCCGGTGACCACTGTCGTCAACAATGCGCTGGCGAACTTTTCTTTCAACGGCGAAGCACGCGAGAAGGCCGACACCATCAGCTGGAGCAGCTTCCAGACGCAGTTCGACGGCAGCGTCCGCGGCGCGCTGAACACGGTGCAGGCCGCCATTCCGGGCATGCGCAGCCAGCAGTTCGGACGCATCATCAACATCGGGACCAACCTCTTCCAGCTTCCGGTCGTGCCTTATCACGATTACACCGCCGCCAAAGCGGCATTGCTGGCACTCACGCGCACCCTGGCAGGTGACCTGGGGCCCGACGGCATAACGGTGAACATGCTATCCGGCGGACTGCTGCGCATGACCGATGCCAGCGCGGCCACGCCGGAGGCCGTGTTCGATTACATCGCCAGTGCCACCCCGCTGCGCCGCGTCACCACCCCGGCAGAGTTCGCCGATGCGGTGCTGTTCTTCGCGTCACCGTGGTCGCGCGCCGTTACCGGCCAGAACCTGGTGGTGGATGGCGGGTTGGTGCGGAACTGA